DNA sequence from the Myxocyprinus asiaticus isolate MX2 ecotype Aquarium Trade chromosome 3, UBuf_Myxa_2, whole genome shotgun sequence genome:
GTCACATTAATTAACACACAAAGCTAGCTAATATTGTACTGTCGCAAACATTGGGTAGTGTAGCTACATGGCTCATTATGATCGGCAATCAGAGGTTGCGTCAATTTAAACATAGCGCTTCATTTTATCAGTGTTTTCATAGTATATATGccacctctctctcacacacacacacaaacacacacacacacacagagagatttgtcccatatttttgcATCTTGCAAACAGATTTTGTAGACTTAAAACAGCTGGCAATTTTTTTGTCAAGATTATACCTAATGATATGGCATTACATTGCatatgtcatattgcattgcTTGTGTGCACGTTCTGAGCCTTGTTGAACTAATCGTGAGAAAAACTGCTGCACCTGTATTATAAAAAACAGTACAGGATAAgtctgtgaaataaaataaaatgaaataaataaaattaaatacctTTTTACAAGTCCTAATCCTATTAGTATCTCACATTTTTCAAAGGTCATACATTTATCATTTTTAAGTagagtatttttaaaaatatatatattccctATAAAAGCAGTAACGATTAGTGACTTGAGACTCGACTCAACGACGAAAACGACTTGAGACTCGTGATAAAAGAcgagacttgactcagactccagATGAAAGATTAGTGAACATCTCTGTTGTCAGTGCCCATGCCCATCTGttagggcaccattaatgcagaatgataaatgtacacattttggagcaaaatatactgccatccagatgccgtcttttccagggacatccctgtattttccagcaggacaacttcaaaccacatacccCAGataacaagtgcatggctgtgtaagaagagagtgtgggtgctagattggcctgtctgcagtcctgacctgtctccaattgagaatgtgtggcacattatgaagcataAAATACAGCAAcgattgtgcagctgaagaccagcataatggatgaatgggggaaaattcagattactaaaattaacaaacttgtgtcttcagtgcccaaacgcttaataagtgttattagaagaaatggtgaagTTTCACAGTAAACGCTCGACTGACCCaacttttttgcattgtgacacaaTTATCTGATtacaaatgagtgtgtgtgtgtaacattaacaaggtaaaacatcaaataaggtgttgttgtagtgctttcaataggttgaatagaatttacaaatcactcctttttgtttttaattatcattttccatactgtcacaactttttgggaattggggCTGCAAGATTATGACAAATGTCATAATAGTCAATTATTCCtattgttattgtaatttatttggttaataaaatgtacattaaaatacttactttttGTATGGCaattgcatgccatattcttaaTGTAAGCTACACATATAAATCGAGCTAAAGACTGTTTCTGAGTTACCTCATAGCGGTTTTATACATAagtaaatcaaaacagtgtctaaATTTTCAATTTCACATTTACCCACTAAGCAGCATGAAGAACTTGTTCTTACGGACAATAAACTGTACATAGAAGTGAGCAACAGATATGTTTGATTGATTATAATACTCTGCTGCTGCAAAAAAggctttttaaattgacacaaattgacacttttcacaattagttAATTGCAGAAACCGTAATTGTAATGAGTATTTGTActtgtacaaatacaaatattctaTGTAGTCTCTTATACAGAGTTTATTAATACTGCATGCATAATTATACAAGATTTAGAAAGatgttttttaaattacattttatcaggACACTGATGATACTTACCATattcattgtaccatggtatttacatggtaatcTAAGGTACATCAGAACAACATGGGATTAGTAATACGatggtactttttgttagtggAAGAGCTGCAGACATACTACATTGAAGAAGGATAAGTACTAGATAAGGTTTTGATTTGCATAGCCTTTTTATGTAAGGTGATTATGAATTAAATAATGCTAATGTTCTACAATAACATGACTtggtaaatgaaaatgtaatgcaaGTACCTTTGAGACAGAAGAGTGCAAGTTAACTAAAGAACATAATTTGTACCTGTATAGAAATGCAAATTCATAGTAAATTATTTCAGCTTGTTGTTAAATATTACACTCAAGAATAAATAGTGTGTTGTATAAATGTTTGTTTAGATAGATTAGCTGACTGAAGATGCTCAAAATGTATGATTCTGCTTCTTTAGAAACCAAACTGTTGTCACATGGAATCATCTGCTTTATTTAAAATAGTCTCGTACAATTTATCCTATCATACAAGGTATACAAACAACTGAGGTACATAAAGAAAATCCCCTAAAATGAAGAGCAAATACACTGATGTTGTGAATGTGAATCTCATAAAACTTTTCAAGGACGTGTCCAGCTATTAAATTTGCACCccaaatttaattatattttacacTAAGAAAATGAAACTTATTTTTTAGaaccaataatatatatatttttctgttaATCACATTAACAGATCTAATTtccttaatgaaaaaaatatctcattttCATTAATGTAATGCAAAAAAGTATACTTTTGAAAGTTTTTGTTGTACTTTAGCCAAATTTACATTGAATTAACAATAAAATCATTGTCTTTTAGCAAAGAGAATCTAAATGAAACCGCCATACAGAATAATGAGAAGAAAACTTAAAACAAAAAGAATTGGgagaaatgtgcttaactgtGATGAAAATAATGGCACACTCTTAGAACTTAGGGTTCTTTACTCAGCTCCGAAGAACCCACATTTACAAAGATTTATAAAAGAAATATCTCTTTTTGCACAAAAGGGTTCTTTAGGCAGACAATTGCTTAATGTATGTATAATTTACATTATTAAtagtttaatttataaatatagttttgaacactacattacttttgcatttcaaactgcaaaaaataaatacaatttttataatTTACTTCTTCAGCTTTGGGTTTGATTAGAAAAGGATAAATTACAGTTCTCTTTAAGACGACAGGTCAATATACAGTCTATTACTCATAATTAAACAACAGATGCATAAAACTGTttatcataaacagcaaacaacttgAGCGTGTAGCGCTGGTTATTTTTTTCCTATTTACATCGAGCAAATGCGCATTTAAGCCACGCAACACGCGCAAACATCCTATTTCAAATTTCATCTGTCACGGAAATTCTGTTGAGCTGAAAGCCTGAGAGGGCGATATTACCCTGGTAAATGAGAGAAATAAATTAAGTTGTTGattaattttatgtcatttttattcatttatgacGAACACGTAAAGCACACATAATAAAAGTCGCCAAAACGGTTTCGTCCAGGCCTGCGATATTAGTAATTTCACACTTGAATGATCTAATTTACCCTTCTTTCCGCCTAGAAAACATaggggtaataataataattaaaaaaaacaacaaaaaaacaatcacagcCAAACATTGAATTAAGCACACTGCACTGATTAAAGACAATGTTAAATGTTTAAGGTCAAAGAAAGGAAGTGATGGAAATGGTTCAGTTTTTCTACTTGTGAGTATTTGGGTTTTGTAGTTCTATggtaatttacaaaaatataataattatgtatttttttaattgaagatgAGTTTTAGCAAAGCACTTCCAACATCAAAAGggacatttgacttcaaaacaatgataTAAATGGTATATATTTTGCCGATACTTCTCATTTCATCAAGATTTTTATGATACTAAATAATGGTtcatttctgtttgcagtggctcTGGAGTGCAACATTAATTATTTGAccatcttcatacagataaaacacaacactctTCTTCTTCATGTAAGTTTGAAGAGAGTCTGTTTTTAATTACTCTGCATATATCTGACAGCAGGTCTATTTCATGTTTCTCTTACTTACAGGGATCAGCACATCCAACCTCAACCTGATCCAAACAGTGAGTGCAGAGAGTCCACATCAAACTGATGGAGatagtcattaaaaaaatgacGACAAAACAAAATTCAATCCTAATTGAATCGCGTaatctttaattaaattaaatgaagaaAACTTGACAAATAGAAATTTGGTTAATTTTGATTTTAGAGTAATAAATTACGTAGTTGAACTTGatgggtttttgttttgttttgttttttgtttttttttggggggggggggttaaataaAACCGAAATGCGTAAATCTACCTATCATAAAAATAcgctcaaatatatatatatatatatatatatatatatatatatatatatatatatatatatatatattagattagcCTACACAAAACTACATTTTCGTATTGATTTAGTAGTTCAGTTCATCTAATCGCCTACTCAAACTTAAAGAATAATGACACCTTTCTCGTTTATAATTTATCAGGCATTTCTAGAATCATCTGCATTTGCTCGATCAGTGTTTGTGGAACAGCACACCGGCGCTTTGGGCAGCTTCTCCCGGGACAGATACAGAACCGGCTGGATGCTGCTGCTCACGTCCATGAAACCGAAGGCGAAAAAGCTGATATAACAGTGAAACACGTCCGGAGCGAAATAGTCCTGGAACGGAAAGAGAGCCACCGGTGGGAAGTAGTTCAAGATGATGATGGCCAGGATGATGATGACCATCTTAAAGGCCTTTTTCTTCACAGGGTGTCTTTCATCGCGTCCCGGAGCGGACTGCCGGAGTGCCCACAGAATGGAGATATTACAGAACACCATGAAGGCAAACGCGGCCAGAATCATGCCGGTGAACACTTTCTCAAATTTCGGGATTTTTCCGACACACTTCGCTGCAGCATAAATCAAAGTAACGAGCCACACGACACCGGCGCAAACCGAGCGATGCCGTTTGTCTTTGAGTCCCATGAAAGTGATCGGGTGCAGGACGGCCACGTACCGGTCCAGACAGATGCACGACAGGAACAGCGGCGACGAGTCTTTGATGCCGTAGAAGAAGCGCAGCACGTACCAGGTGCTGCTGCTGCTGGTCAGAAAGATGATGTTGGCAAATTCAAGAGGAGGGATGAGGCAGAAGAACGTGTCCAGCACGGCCAGTTGCACGATGAAGATGTCGGACGTGGACGAGTCGCCTTTATTCTTGTGAATTAGCCACAGAACCGTGATGTTCGCCGGGATGCCAAAGAACATGTTGATAAACTGAAGCACCAGGTAGAAGAGTATGAAAGCGGGCATGTGGGCACAGGTGGCATACACGGTCTCCTCCGGCAGCGAGGTGTTCAGCGGCTGGTGACTGATGATGAGAAGGGAAGAGTTGATGAGGCGGAACATTTCCACGATTGGGATCATCATGTCCTGCTCAGACAAACAGCTGGAAAACATTGACAATGATCAGTTGCAATCTCAAATCAATGACACTTTGTAATAAACAGCCTATTTGTTCTTATATTTGAACTTCCGAATCTCTGTAGgttccagctctgcacactttaACACTCAAGTGAAGCATGTCATGAAGTTTGAAGTTCCCATTTATGATGGACGGCTCTTCCTTAACTGTCCACGTCCACTCAGGTTTCTTTTTtcataaagaaattaatatgtaCACACAATATATGTGTATTATTTTTTAACCTTAAAATCTTTAATATGAAGGCTAATAATTAAAGATcttgaaaaataaaattcagttgaCTGTTTTTAAAAGTGTGTATCTTCAGCTGCAATTACCTTTTACAGCTTTTAATTCATCCCATAATACAAACATTCCTAAACATGCATCAATAAAAGGTTCAGGCAGCTCATATTCATCACTGCATGTTCAATGTGACACATTCATACATAACTAAACTCACATTTGTGCACCTCGTTTACTTTCCATGTGATGTTCTCTCACATTGAATGAGTATCAATGTTGAAGGGGGACAGATCTATTTCCCCAGTCAACTAAAAGTGGTTTTGTAAATATTCATCCTTATGAATACAATTTACATTAGTCAACTTAAGAACACTAAGGTTTTTGCAAAGGTTTTTATAACTGTCAGGCAATGTCTGACtttttatattatactgtatgtcatataGGGCAGACTGGGATTAgtcacatttttactccatttaTCAGGGcagttttatttttgtgaatcAAAAAACCTTGAGGTCTtgaccactctctctctctctctctctctctctctctcgctctctctctctctctctctctctctctctctctctctcacacacacacacatacacactcacacagagcttttggacttttggaaaacatatctgtatttcaataggCTATTTACTGGTTTTCATGGCTTAAAGAGTAAGGcaattataaaacacaaaataattaatgaaacCGCAAGACTGGACGAGATAAACAAAATGAGCAAACAATTATTTTGGCCaaatatattgtaattaataaattgtataacaTTGGAACATATAAAACTCATGTTACAGCTTGCACTGACCTGACAAAATACTCTTAGTCCTGAGAAGACAGTTataatctaccttcattatatcATTGACTGTTGTCTTAAAGCCAATGTGGTTTTACTGGtttaaaaaatatgatgatattgaaatGTGAGTTTTTGCGTATCGAATTaagaaacattttcattaatttaaCAGTTCTGAACTTTGGTTTTGTCTGTTTTCGCATATTTAAAACAACTGcaacagaaaacaaacatttatgcCAGTGAACTTTTGACATATGACAACCAGCTGCCATCTCCCCAATTCAATATACTGAACTGTATTTAGGAATATAAACttttaatgtatacatttttatgttagaTTTATTGTTAAAGGTgcaacttcacaaaaaaaaaaacaaaaacaccttcAGTAAAGCTGAACGCAAAGAAAAATCTCTTACCTGTCACAAGTTGGTATTGAATATGGTCTTCACAGGAGTTGGAGCTGACATGAAGTTTGTTGTGGGACTGACAGCTCATTTTAAAGTGAAGATACACAACACCTCCAGCACCATGATTCAACACCGCTGGGAGCTTCAGGAACCAATCAAAGCAAAGTA
Encoded proteins:
- the LOC127420900 gene encoding proteinase-activated receptor 3-like, which produces MMIPIVEMFRLINSSLLIISHQPLNTSLPEETVYATCAHMPAFILFYLVLQFINMFFGIPANITVLWLIHKNKGDSSTSDIFIVQLAVLDTFFCLIPPLEFANIIFLTSSSSTWYVLRFFYGIKDSSPLFLSCICLDRYVAVLHPITFMGLKDKRHRSVCAGVVWLVTLIYAAAKCVGKIPKFEKVFTGMILAAFAFMVFCNISILWALRQSAPGRDERHPVKKKAFKMVIIILAIIILNYFPPVALFPFQDYFAPDVFHCYISFFAFGFMDVSSSIQPVLYLSREKLPKAPVCCSTNTDRANADDSRNA